From a single Hyalangium minutum genomic region:
- a CDS encoding aldo/keto reductase yields the protein MPLLGFGVFQVTDLAECQRAVEDALGVGYRLIDTAASYQNEQAVGDALRNSGLARDELFITTKLWVSDTGYEKTKQAFDRSMKLLGLDVLDLYLIHQPYGDVHGSWRAMQELHREGRIRAIGVSNFHPDRVMDLIVYNEVPPAVNQIETHPFNQQIATQAFLKENGVQTEAWAPFAEGKHDIFKNELLRSIGAKHGKSIAQVILRWLVQRGVVVIPKSVRKERMVENLAVFDFELDDAEMESIVALDTKTSSFFDHRDPAIVKWLATRR from the coding sequence ATGCCCCTCCTCGGTTTCGGCGTGTTCCAAGTGACCGATCTCGCGGAGTGCCAGCGCGCCGTCGAGGACGCGCTCGGCGTCGGCTACCGGCTCATCGACACAGCAGCCTCGTATCAGAACGAGCAAGCCGTCGGAGACGCGCTCCGCAACAGCGGGCTCGCGCGCGATGAGCTCTTCATCACGACGAAGCTGTGGGTCTCGGATACCGGCTACGAGAAGACGAAGCAGGCCTTCGACCGCTCGATGAAGCTGCTCGGCCTCGACGTCCTCGACCTTTACTTGATCCACCAGCCCTACGGTGATGTGCACGGCTCCTGGCGCGCGATGCAGGAGCTTCACCGTGAAGGCCGCATCCGCGCCATCGGCGTCAGCAACTTCCACCCCGACCGCGTGATGGACCTGATCGTCTACAACGAGGTCCCGCCCGCGGTGAACCAGATCGAGACGCACCCGTTCAACCAGCAGATCGCGACGCAGGCGTTTCTCAAGGAGAACGGCGTGCAGACCGAGGCGTGGGCGCCCTTCGCTGAAGGGAAGCACGACATCTTCAAGAACGAGCTACTCCGCTCCATCGGCGCGAAGCACGGCAAGAGCATCGCGCAGGTGATCTTGCGGTGGCTCGTTCAGCGGGGCGTCGTCGTGATTCCGAAGTCTGTTCGCAAGGAGCGCATGGTGGAGAACCTCGCGGTGTTCGACTTCGAGCTCGACGACGCCGAGATGGAGTCGATCGTCGCGCTCGACACCAAGACCAGCAGCTTCTTCGATCACCGAGATCCGGCCATCGTGAAGTGGCTCGCTACGCGGCGTTGA